The Phaeobacter gallaeciensis DSM 26640 genomic sequence ACGTATTGGACGCGCTTAAAATTGACGATGTCGTGGGTGCTGTCCCGGTTCACCTGGCTGCGGGAGTTGTCGGAACACTGGCGGTGGCGGTTGCGGTCCCCTATGAGGCGCTCCCGGCGGGCAGTCGTCTTGGTCAGCTGGGGATTCAGATTCTTGGTGTTGGAGTGGTCGGGGCCTGGGTAATGGCCATAATGGCACCGCTCCTCTGGGTGCTGAACCGCTGCGGTTTGTTGCGCGCTAAGCCGCGGGACGAGGTGCGCGGGCTGAACCTCGTGGAAAACAATCAGCGCAACGCGCTTTTGGAACTGCTGGAGGATATGAAACGGCATCAAAGATCAGGCCGATTCAGCCAACGCGTGCGGGTCGAGCCATCGACCCAGCTTGGTGCTCTGGCGTATCGCTACAACCGCGTGCTGGATCGTGTGGAGACCGAAATCGCCGAGCGAATTGATGCCTTGCGGCGCGAACGCGATATGCGGGCCATTGCCGAAGACGCCTTTGATGCCATGTGCGAGGCCCAGAAGGAGAGTGCCTGGGCAGCGCGCCATGACAAACTGACCGGGATTGGCAACCGCAAATACCTAGAAGATTTCCTTGCCGCTCCGGTTCAGGCTCCGGGGGAGGTGACGCTTGTAATCGCGCTAGATCTAGACCGCTTCAAAGAGGTCAATGACACCTACGGCCACGCAGCAGGGGATGCGGTGCTTCAGGTCGTGGCCCGGCGGTTGTCGGGCCGGATGCGGGATGGGCGAGATTTTGCCTTTCGCATTGGGGGAGATGAATTCACCGCCTTTGTTCAGGTCTCTGACGCGGGCTCGGAAGCCGAGGAGCTATGTCAGGACATTGCCTTCACCCTGTTAGAGCCGTTTTATTATCAGCAGGTCCGTCTTCGGTTCGGCGTGTCGGTCGGGTTTGCTGTCATGGAACCGGGGGAGCCTTTGAAATCCACGCTAAGGCGCGCGGATCTTGCGCTATATGAGGCAAAGTCATCAGGGTCAGACCGTGTGGTGGCCTATAACGATGCGATCGGGCAGGCCCATAGCGACAAGATGAACCTGATCCGCGATTTCCGAGAGGCTTTGGAGCGCAATGAGATCACCGCGCTGTTCCAGCCGCAGATTGACGCAAAAACCGGTCGCCTTATCGGCTGCGAGGTGCTGGCGCGCTGGCAGCACCCCCATCGTGGTCTGCTGACGCCGGATGTATTCCTGCCCATCGCCGAGGAGATGAATTGCAGCGCAGATCTGGATCTGGCGATTCTTGATCTGGCTTTGCAGGGCTATTGGGAGCTGCATCGTCGGGGCATTGAGTTGCCGGGCATTTCGGTGAATGTCTCTGCGGCCCGTCTGGCCGACCCGCAACTGGTGGCGGAATTGCAGAGCCGAGATGATATTCCACGGGGTGCGCTGTCCTTTGAACTGCTGGAGACCGTGTTTCTGGATACGATCAGCGATGATTACGCTCAGAAGATCGCCATGCTCAAGGATCTGGGCATCAGCATTGAAATCGATGATTTTGGCACCGGTCATGCCAGTATTGCGGGTGTTTTAGCCTTACAGCCTGATCGGCTCAAGATTGACAGGGTTTTCGCCAGTGAAATTGATCGCAAACCGGCACGTCAGGACCTGATGCGCGGGCTGATAGAAATGGCGGCGAGCGTCGGCGCAGAGACTGTGGTTGAGGGGGTTGAGACATGGGAGGAGGCAAGGGTCCTCACTGCCCTGGGCGCGGATGTGCTGCAGGGCTATGTGATTGGCCGCCCGATGGCGTTCGAGGATTTGCTGCGCTGGCATAGCGCCCGCGAGGGGCAGGCGGATGCGGTCGCCGCGCCCGATGGGGCGCCTGACAAGACGTCGGACCGGGATAAGGAACGTTCCCTGCGCAGCACAGGATAAGCGGGTCCTGGTGCCTTATGTTAATGTGCTGTTTGAGGTCGTCGGTCGGTGTTGCCGGTCGCTGTAGGCAGCCGCGCCCTAATATGGGCCCCGGCCGGGTGACCGCCCCACAAGGATCAACGCATGAACCGATGGGTTTCTGCCGCCTCCTGGGCAGGACAGTGGTCGCTGATGGCGGCGGATGACCTATGTCGAATCGCGCCGTACGTCTCTTGATCGGTGGCCTTGGGGCGGTGGGTGATACCGCAAGGTTTGCGATGGGTGATCGGGCATTATGGCTTCAATACGCTGATATGAATGCATAATATATTGTCCTACAATAAGATTGATAATGTCGGACAATACTGACATGCTTTTCCGAGACGGGGTTCGGCACAACGCCGACCCAAAGAGAGGCAGAGCATGGCAGCGCGTGATCCGAAACAATTCAGCCACAGCATGGCGCCACTTCCGGCGCGCAGCAGCAGCCGCGATGTTCTGGAAGCTTTGACGCATATGATTGAGCTGGAAGGGCTTGGCATCGGTGACCGACTGCCACCGGAGGTCGACATTGCCCGCCAGCTTGGGATTGGTCGTGCCAAAGTACGTGAGGCGCTGACCGCCTGGCAGAACATGGGCATCGTGACCCGCAACAAAAAGGCCGGTACGCGGCTCGCTACCGAGGTGGTTTCCAACGCCATTCACTTGCCCGTAACGCTCAAGCTGGAGGCCGAGAGCCTGCTGCGAACCCATGCCGTGCGTCGCCCGCTTGAGATCGAAACCGTGCGCCTGGCGACGCGCAATGTCACGCCGCAGAGCGGCCGTATCATTATGGGGCGCGTGGGTGAGTTGATTGCGATCCATGGCGCCGGGCAGGACTGGCGCGCGGCGGACTACCGTTTTCACGAAGCGTTGCAGGAAGCCTCTGGTAACCCGCTGTTCGGTCAGCTGATCCAGCAGATCCAACATGGCTTTAACGAGGTATATGAGGCGCCGTTTGGCAAGCCGCATCTGGGCGAGGCGTCGATCCCGTTGCATCTGCCGCTTGCCGAAGCCGTGGTGGCCGGTGACGAGAGCGCTGCGGTGGCGGTTATGGAACGCATTCTGGATATGGTCGAGGCGGAGATCCGCGAGTCGATGCAGTCGATGATGGAGGGGCGCAATGACTGAGGGTCAGGATCTGGCGACACTGATGGCGGCGGTCATGGACGACGGGAGCGGTTCGATCACGCCACCGATTGTGCAGACGTCGCTGTTCAGCTTTGACAGCTATGAGGCGTTTGAGGACCGGATGGCTGGGCGCAGTAACGCGGCGATCTACACGCGCGTGCAGAACCCGACAGTTGCCGCATTTGAAGCGCTGATGGCCAAGGCAGAGCAAGGCGAGGCGGCGGTTGGCTTTGCCTCCGGGATGGCGGCAATTTCGTCGACGCTGATGGCCTTTGTCAAACCTGGGGACCGGATCGCCTGCGT encodes the following:
- a CDS encoding FadR/GntR family transcriptional regulator, with the translated sequence MAARDPKQFSHSMAPLPARSSSRDVLEALTHMIELEGLGIGDRLPPEVDIARQLGIGRAKVREALTAWQNMGIVTRNKKAGTRLATEVVSNAIHLPVTLKLEAESLLRTHAVRRPLEIETVRLATRNVTPQSGRIIMGRVGELIAIHGAGQDWRAADYRFHEALQEASGNPLFGQLIQQIQHGFNEVYEAPFGKPHLGEASIPLHLPLAEAVVAGDESAAVAVMERILDMVEAEIRESMQSMMEGRND
- a CDS encoding EAL domain-containing protein, with the protein product MAEFDTAWTVIMALLVLILQCGFLCLESGTVREKNAANVALKNLADICLVGTVFWIGGFGLMFGNSLGGLVGVDGFFPNLSNVITGTAGHVPDHAQVANVDHEGGLETHVSAMFLFQTAFAATAATIVSGAVAERERFLGYIATSLTLAGLVYPLAGHWVWNPQGWLRQIGFIDFAGATVVHSVGGWTALIAVLFLGPRLGRYGHKNRFFEENSISLMALGGMLLWIGWGAFNGGTAMVSNADVAPIVARTMLSAAGAGVTCITVGLLLNGHIRAELLINGILGGLVAGTAAIHLVTGPVAFVIGIAGALTVMFVRDVLDALKIDDVVGAVPVHLAAGVVGTLAVAVAVPYEALPAGSRLGQLGIQILGVGVVGAWVMAIMAPLLWVLNRCGLLRAKPRDEVRGLNLVENNQRNALLELLEDMKRHQRSGRFSQRVRVEPSTQLGALAYRYNRVLDRVETEIAERIDALRRERDMRAIAEDAFDAMCEAQKESAWAARHDKLTGIGNRKYLEDFLAAPVQAPGEVTLVIALDLDRFKEVNDTYGHAAGDAVLQVVARRLSGRMRDGRDFAFRIGGDEFTAFVQVSDAGSEAEELCQDIAFTLLEPFYYQQVRLRFGVSVGFAVMEPGEPLKSTLRRADLALYEAKSSGSDRVVAYNDAIGQAHSDKMNLIRDFREALERNEITALFQPQIDAKTGRLIGCEVLARWQHPHRGLLTPDVFLPIAEEMNCSADLDLAILDLALQGYWELHRRGIELPGISVNVSAARLADPQLVAELQSRDDIPRGALSFELLETVFLDTISDDYAQKIAMLKDLGISIEIDDFGTGHASIAGVLALQPDRLKIDRVFASEIDRKPARQDLMRGLIEMAASVGAETVVEGVETWEEARVLTALGADVLQGYVIGRPMAFEDLLRWHSAREGQADAVAAPDGAPDKTSDRDKERSLRSTG